AGTATGCCAAGCGACTACCTTTGGTGCCTCCGATACGTCAACTTCTTCCCCTGTATTCGGTGTCAGGTCCCTCTTTCTCCTGTCGATGAAGCTCCAGTCTTCCATCCCTGTAACTTTTCGCCGGACCCTTCAATAGTAGCGGCAGTTTTACTAGAAGTATCGGAGGATGCAGAACAATGTTTAGCGCTTTCTACTGTCATTGAAATTATAAATTAGCAATAAATGTGGCAGAGCAATTCTGATTGAGGACCGGCAACGAGCTGGAAACAGTAGGGTGTTCTCAAAGTGTAGAATAATTCTAATGCAACAGCATCACTAATGGCTATTTAATTTTATTATATTAGAGAAAAAGAATCTACGGCTGTTTTATGAGTGGCGGGAGGCAGGGAAGGGGGGGAGTCCCCTCCCGCGAGCGCCGCACGTGGCGCGGCGTCCGCAGGGAGGGGAGAGGTGGTTCACGGTACGGCGCAGTCCGACTTGTCACCCTGGATCTTCGCCACGGCATGCGGCACCGCCGCCCACACCGCGTCGAGGTTCTCGATGGCCCCCTTCGGGCTGCCGGGGAGGTTGATGATGAGGGTGTTGCCGCGGATCCCGGCGACGGCGCGGGAGATCATGGCGTGCGGCGTCTTCTGGAGGCTTTTCGCCCGCATGACCTCGCCGAAGCCGGGGATGACACGGTCAAGGACTTCCACGGTGGCGTCGGGGGTCACGTCCCTTGGGGAGACCCCGGTACCGCCGGTGGTGAGGATGATGTCGGCGACGTCGCCGTCTGCCCACTCCTTCAGGGTGCGGGAGATCAGCGCTGCCTCGTCGGGTATGACCGCGCTGCGAACCGTCGTCACTCCGCGCTCCTCGAGGTACTTCTCCAGCGCCGGGCCGCTGCTGTCCACGCGCTCGCCGCGGGATCCCTTGTCGCTCAAGGTCAGTATCGCTCCCCTCATCGTTACCCCTCCCTGCGGTAGGTGCCGCTTTTTCCCCCTTCCTTGTAGAGGAGGGCGATCTCTCCGATCCGTATCGACTTGTCGGTACCCTTGCACATGTCGTACACGGTGAGTGCCGCCACCGATGCTGCGGTCATCGCCTCCATCTCCACGCCGGTGCGCTCGAAGGCGCGGACCGTCGCCTGGATGCGCACGATCCCGGTCGCGCTCTCGGTCTCGAACTCGATCCCGCTGTAGTGGATCGCCAGGGGGTGGGAGAGGGGGATGAGGTCGGGGGTCTTTTTCGAGGCGGCGATGCCGGCAAGGCGCGCCACTCCGAGGACGTCACCCTTTGTCATGACGCCGGCGACGATCGCCTCCAGCGTTTCCGGCTTCAGGTGCACGGTGGCGGTGGCGATTGCGGTGCGCATGGTGGGGGTCTTTGCGGAAACGTCCACCATGATGGCGCGTCCCTGTTCGTCGAAATGGTTGAAAGACATGTGCTGCTCCTTTTTCTGTGCTGGTTGGTGCGAAAACGGTCCCTTCCGTTGCGGGAAAGGGATGTGCTGGCGCAGGATGTTACCCTTCGGTGAGG
The DNA window shown above is from Geomonas sp. RF6 and carries:
- a CDS encoding MogA/MoaB family molybdenum cofactor biosynthesis protein, with amino-acid sequence MRGAILTLSDKGSRGERVDSSGPALEKYLEERGVTTVRSAVIPDEAALISRTLKEWADGDVADIILTTGGTGVSPRDVTPDATVEVLDRVIPGFGEVMRAKSLQKTPHAMISRAVAGIRGNTLIINLPGSPKGAIENLDAVWAAVPHAVAKIQGDKSDCAVP
- the moaC gene encoding cyclic pyranopterin monophosphate synthase MoaC produces the protein MSFNHFDEQGRAIMVDVSAKTPTMRTAIATATVHLKPETLEAIVAGVMTKGDVLGVARLAGIAASKKTPDLIPLSHPLAIHYSGIEFETESATGIVRIQATVRAFERTGVEMEAMTAASVAALTVYDMCKGTDKSIRIGEIALLYKEGGKSGTYRREG